The nucleotide window TGGTCCTCGCCACCGACGCCCAGAAAGCCGAGAGGGATTGCGTCACCCATGCCGCCTGGGGCTCGCCCCTCACCGTGGAGCAGTTCCACCAGCGCGAGGTGCGGCTGCGCGCGCATCCCTGGTGTCGCGAGGGCATGCGCACCTGGCTGCTCGTCGACGACGGCGGACAGGTGCTGGCCTCGTGCGAGACGTTCCGCACGGACAGCCACCTGCGCGGCCCGGACGGCGTGGCCACGCCCGGCGTCAGCGAGGCCATCGCCAGCGTCTTCACCGAGCCCGCGCTGCGCGGCCACGGCCACGCGACGCGGTTGATGGACCAGGTCGCCGAGCACGTCGCCCAGGAGGGCCAGGACAGGCACGCGGCCCTGCTCTTCTCCGACGTGGGCGCGCCGCTCTACCGGCGCTCGGGCTACCGCGAGGCGCCCGCGTGGGACTGGAACCTGCCCGCCGTGGGTGGACTGTCCACGCACGCGGTGGACGCGCTCCTGTGCGACGGGGACGTGCCGGAGGTGATGGGGCGCCAGCGGCGTCCGGACGTGCCCTTCCTGCTGTGGCCGAGCCCGGCGCAGGTGGACTGGCACCTGGAGCGGGAGCGCGTCTACGCGGAGCTCTTGCGTCGTCCCCGACCGGAGGCCTGCGGCGCGATGGTGGGCCGCTCGTTCGCGCTGTGGGCGATGATGGCCCGCTACGGCGAGCTGGTGGTGCTGCTGTTCGACGCGGAGTCGCTCGAGGACTCCATGGCCCTGATGGAGGCCGCGCGGGGCGTGGCGCACCGGGCGGGCCTGTCGCGCGTGGTGGTCTGGGAGGAGCCGGGCACCCTGCCCTGGCTGGCACGGATTCCTGGCGCCTCGCGCGTGGCGCGGGAGGGCTCGCTGCCCATGCTGCGTCCGCTGCGCGACGGGTTGCCGCCCGCCGAGCGGGTGACCTTCTCGCGCGCCCTCTGGGTGTGACGCGCGGATAGGATGTCCCGACATGGCCAAGCGCACGCGCATCATCGAAGGCACCTGGAACTGCACCTCGTGCGACGCCAAGGGCATCCTCGCCCGGCACAAGCGCTGCCCCACGTGCAACAACCCACGGGAGCTGTCGGGCGACGAGTCGGACTTCGACTTCGGCGACGTGGACGCGGAGAGTGGCAAGTCCCTGCGCGAGGGCGTCACGGACGAGAAGGCGGTGGAGCTGGCGAACGCGGGCGAGGACTGGTTCTGCGCCTTCTGCGGCGCCGCCAACCGGGGGGACCATCCCCGGTGCAAGCACTGCAACGCCGAGCGCGAGTCGGACTCGAAGGTGGGGCCCCGGAAGGACCTGTCCGGACCTGCGCCCGCCCCCGCCCCGCCGCCGAAGAAGAAGCCCCGGCTGGGAGGGTGGCTGTTCCTGGGCGCGCTGCTGTTGTGCTGCTTCGGCAGCTGCCTGTACTCGGGCTGGTCGAACCAGACGCACGACTACCCGGGTGAAGTGACGGGCACGTCGTGGAAGGTGGCGGTGGTGCAGGAGCGCTTCACCCGCGTGGAGAAGGAGGGCTGGGCGGATGAGCTGCGCCAGGCGAGCGCGCGCATGCCCGTCAACGGCGCGGGCGAAATCGCCGGCGTGGAGAACGTGCGCGGCTGCGTGGAGCGCCAGCGCGGCACGCGGAAGGTGGCGGACGGCACCGAGCGCGTGTGCCGCTCGAAGACGCGCAAGGTGGCGTGTGGCACCGAGGAGAAGTGCCGCCGACGCGACAAGGGCAACGGCTTCGCGGAGGAGGTCTGCGAGGACGTGACGAAGTACTGCAACGAGTCCTACGAGGACTGTCAGAACCAGACGCGCTACCGCAACGAGCCCGTCTACGCGCGGCGGTGCACGTACGACACGCACGAGTGGCGCAAGGTGGACCGGCGCGAGGCCTCCGGCCAGGACGGCGCCCCGCGCTGGCCCGCGCTCCAGGTGGGCCCGCAGGACCGTCAGCAGCGCGAGGAGACATACGTGGTGAACGTGCGCTACGAGGACGACGGCGTGAAGGAGCAGGTGCTGGAGCCGAAGACGGAGTCCGAGTTCCTGTCATGGAAGAAGGGCCAGGGCGTGGTCCTCACGGTGACGAACGGCGGGGAAGTGAAGAAGGCCGTCCCACGTTGAGCCCACGAGGCTGAAGCCCCCATGGAATGCACCCTCTGTGGCGCCTGCTGCGTGGCGCCGGACATCGCGGCGCTCGACAAGCCGCTCGGACTCAGGTGCCCTCACCTGCTGCCCGACAACCTCTGCGCCATCTACGAGCAGCGGCCGAGCATCTGCCGCGACTACCAGGCCGACGAGGTGTGCCGCCTCATCGAGGCGCCCACCCTGGACGAGCGCGTGCACAAGTACCTGGCCCTCTTCGATTTGACGCAGGAGGCCCGCGCCGTGAAGGAGCAGGGCTGCCCGTCCATGAAGCGCGCCCGACAGGCCGCCGCCCGGATGCAGCCTGGAGAACGCCCGGACGAGACGCCCTGACACGGCCTCTTGTCCCCCGCGAGCCGGGGCGCTATCCCCCGGCCGTGAGCTTCCAGCCGACCGAGCCCTTCGTCGCCGCGCCGGGCCTGACGAACGAACACGCGCAGACCATCTACGCGAACTTCGTGCGTCCCCGTCATGCCCCTCCGCTGAAGCGCCAGCGGCGCGAGCTGCCCGACGGCGACTTCGTCGATCTGGACACCTTCGACGGCCCCAGCGGCGCGCCGCACGTGGTGGCGCTGCATGGGTTGGAGAGTTCCTCCCAGGCGGGCTACATCACCGCCATCCTCCGGGGCGCGGCCCAGCGTGGCTGGGGCGCCACCGCGCTCAACTTCCGCTCCTGCAGCGGTGAGCCCAACCGGCTGGCGCGCACGTACCACTCCGGCCACATCGACGACGCGCTCGGCCTGCTCAAGGACTTGCGCGCCCGCGTCACCGGGCCGCTCTTCGCCGTGGGCTTCTCACTGGGCGCCAACGTGCTCTGCCGGCTGCTCGAGGACCAGGGCGAGGAGGCTCCCGTCCGCGCCGCCGCGTCCATCAGCGCGCCGTACGACCTGGACGCGTGCTGCGCCAAGCTGGATGGTCCCGGCCCGTTCCACCGCGTCTACCGCGAGCGCTTCCTGCGCACGCTCAAGAGCAAGGCTCGGGCGAAGCTCAAGCGCTTCCCCGACGCGTTCGACGGCCGGGCCATGGAGGCGGCGCGCACGGTGCGCCAGTTCGACCACGCCGTCACCGCGCCCCTGCACGGCTTCAACAGCGCGGAGCATTACTACGCCGAGTCCTCGTCGGGCCCCAGGCTGCACGCCATCCGCAAGCCCACGCTGCTCATCAGCGCCGCGGATGACCCGATGCTGGAGTCGCCCGTCATCCCGCCGAGCGCGAAGGACAACCCGCACCTGAGCGTGGTGTTGACCCAGCACGGCGGACACGTGGGCTTCGTCGCCGGCAAGCTGCACCGTCCCCGCTTCTGGGCGGAGGACCAGGCGCTGGCCTTCTTCGACACCTTGCGCTAGCCGAAGTTCAGGATGAAGCCGAGCTTCGCCGTGGGGCGCACGGTGCGCAGCATCCACGAGCGGTCCTCCGTGGGCCCGACGGTGCCCCGGAGCGGCTCGTCCAAATCCTTCAAGCTGGGGCCATACAGCTCCATGAAGCTCACCCCGCCTCGCACGAAGAAGGTGATGCTCCGGGGCATGCTGACCTCGAAGCCCACCAGGCCGCTCGCGTACGTGTAGCCCACGCGCTCGAGCGAGGGCAGCGGCGGCAGTGACAGGTCCGCCAGCCTGCGCTCCAGGGCGCGCACGTCCGCGGGCTGCGCGTGGCCAATCTCCACGCTGAAGGCGGGCGTCACCCGGCTTCGCAGCGGCAACAGCGTGAGCCCCGCCCGCGCGCCGGCGCGAACACCGTTGTGCGTGGCGCCCAGGTGCAGCCGCACCACCCGCGCGGGACGGAACGAGATGGACAACCCCGCGCCCTCCGTCACCCCCGCG belongs to Myxococcus fulvus and includes:
- a CDS encoding YkgJ family cysteine cluster protein, producing MECTLCGACCVAPDIAALDKPLGLRCPHLLPDNLCAIYEQRPSICRDYQADEVCRLIEAPTLDERVHKYLALFDLTQEARAVKEQGCPSMKRARQAAARMQPGERPDETP
- a CDS encoding hydrolase; the encoded protein is MSFQPTEPFVAAPGLTNEHAQTIYANFVRPRHAPPLKRQRRELPDGDFVDLDTFDGPSGAPHVVALHGLESSSQAGYITAILRGAAQRGWGATALNFRSCSGEPNRLARTYHSGHIDDALGLLKDLRARVTGPLFAVGFSLGANVLCRLLEDQGEEAPVRAAASISAPYDLDACCAKLDGPGPFHRVYRERFLRTLKSKARAKLKRFPDAFDGRAMEAARTVRQFDHAVTAPLHGFNSAEHYYAESSSGPRLHAIRKPTLLISAADDPMLESPVIPPSAKDNPHLSVVLTQHGGHVGFVAGKLHRPRFWAEDQALAFFDTLR
- a CDS encoding GNAT family N-acetyltransferase, with amino-acid sequence MPLVLATDAQKAERDCVTHAAWGSPLTVEQFHQREVRLRAHPWCREGMRTWLLVDDGGQVLASCETFRTDSHLRGPDGVATPGVSEAIASVFTEPALRGHGHATRLMDQVAEHVAQEGQDRHAALLFSDVGAPLYRRSGYREAPAWDWNLPAVGGLSTHAVDALLCDGDVPEVMGRQRRPDVPFLLWPSPAQVDWHLERERVYAELLRRPRPEACGAMVGRSFALWAMMARYGELVVLLFDAESLEDSMALMEAARGVAHRAGLSRVVVWEEPGTLPWLARIPGASRVAREGSLPMLRPLRDGLPPAERVTFSRALWV